Below is a genomic region from bacterium.
GCCCGGGTGCAGGACGCCGGCGACGGCGTCGGCGACGTGCTGGCCGACCTCTCGGCGACGGCGGGAGCCGCGCTCGCGCGCATGCACGACGACGGCGAGACCGCCCACGGCGACGCCTTCGCGGGCGACGGCGTCTACAGCCTGCGCGCGACGGTCCCTCCGGGCAGCCCGGGCGGCGAGCGGGAGCTGGCGGTGCTGGCCTACGACGCCGCCAACCGCGTGGCGACGCGCGCCGCGGCGCCGGTGCTGATCACCGCCCAGGTCGAGATCCTGCGCAGCACGCTCGACCCCGAGGGCGACGACCACGGCCCGAACCAGCCGGACCAGGCCCTCAAGTACTACACCTACCCGACCAACGCCGTCTTCGTGCCCGGCGCCTTCGACCTGCGCTCGCTGGACGTGTACGAGACCACGGCCGTGGTGGCCGGGCGGCCGGTCGCGATGCTGGCCTTCGAGATCGGCGTCGGGGACTTCCCCAACCCGGCCGACCCCGGCATGGCCGACTGGAACCCCTCCTACGGCGAGATGAACATCCAGAAGCTGGACCTGCTGATCGACAGCGCGCCGGGCGGCGCGACGACGGGCCTCCCCAACCGCCGCCTGGACCTGCAGCCCTGGAACGCCTGGGACTACGCCGTGATCATGGACGGCTGGTTCAAGGCGCTGGTGCCCTCGCTGGGCCTGAACTCGCTGGACGCCTGGCGCGAGAACGCCCTGCGCAACGACGTCGACATGCAGTTCTCCGGGGACTTCGACCGCAACACGATCACCGCCCTGGTCTCCAAGGCGGCCCTGGGCAACCCCAGCGCCGACGACGTGCGCAACTGGAACATCGCCGTGCTGATGTCGAGCCACGACTTCGGCGGCGAGGAGGTCCTGGGCGGCGTGCGCTGGGTCAACGAGTCGCGCAGCGAGTGGAACTTCGGCGGCGGCCACTACACCGACCGCGACGCCAACGTCATGGACCTGCTGCTCTCCCCGGGCGCCGGCCGCCAGCCGGGCCTGCCCCAGGAGCAGATCCTGGACTACGACCGCCCCGAGGCGCTCGACCGCCTGAACCAGGGCCTGGCCGCCTGCTCCCTGGAGATATCCGCCTTCGAGGACACCGGCCCGCCGGTGATCCGCATCGTCAAGGACTACGGCGAGGTCGTGCGCCGCACGCCGCTGCGCGACGCGCCGATCGCCTTCACCCTGGAGATCAGCGACGACTACGCCGTCGACCACGCCACCTTCCGCTACCGCCCGAGCAACGCCGCCGGCGGCTGGTCGGCGGAGTCGCCCATGGGCTACGTGGGCGACGACCTGTGGAGCGTCGACATCCCCGCCGACTGGCTGGACGCGAACCTGGTCTTCTCGCCCGTCGACGGCACGCGCTACCTGGAGTTCCAGGTGGAGGCCGTCGACGCCAGCGCCGAGCACAAGACCACCGTCTCGCCGGTGACCACCATGCAGATCGAACAGACGGCCGAGAGCCTGCGCCTGTTCGCGCCGCTGGTCGCGGGCGAGGTGCGGTTGCGGCAGGTGGAAGGTTCGACGCTGGTGCTGGACGACGTCCTGCGCGGCCTGCTCGTCGAGCTCTACCGCGACGGGACGGGCTCGACCCTGACGGCCGACAGCCTGTCCAGCGTCCTGGAACTCGCCTGGGAACTGCGACGGGTCCCGGACGGCGTGCGCTCCGCCCCCGCCACCACCGAGGCGCGGCCGCTGGGCGTGACCCGCGAGGTGCGCCTGGATCTCGGCGGGGCGGCCGGGTCCCTGCTGCCGGATCTGCCGCTGGACGGCCGCCTGCCCGGCCCGCTGTCGCTCACGCTGCACTACATGCAATCCGACCTGCCGGCCGGCGCCGACGAGGACCAGGTCGCGGTCTTCGAGTACCACGCCGCGGCTAACCGCTGGGTCCTGGTCGGCGGCAACGTCAACCCCGACGGCAACGAGGTCACCGTCAACACCGACCACGCCGGGACCTACGGCCTGTTCTGGGCCCGCGACCTCGGCTACGACACGGGCGAGGTCGTCTCCGGCGTCACCATCTCGCCGAACCCGTTCTCGCCCAACGGCGACGGGCTCTACGACCAGACCACGATCAGCTTCTACCTCGACCGCGAGGCCTCGATCACGCTCGAGGTCTACAACATCGACGGCAAGCTCAAGACGCGGCTGCAGGAGACCGTCTCCTACACCGGCGACGACGACGCCCAGGGCCGCCCCCGCCGCGTCGCCGGCCTGATCTGGGACGGCACCGACGCCAACGGCGACCCGGTCCCGTACGGCGTGTACGTGCTGCGCCTGCTGGCCACCTACCAGGTGGGCGGCGGCAACCGCACGATCGGCAGCAACCATCCCGTGGCGGTGATCCGATGAGAAGAACCACGACGCGGCGGGCCCTGCTCGCCCTCCTGCTGGTGCTCGGCGCCGCCCAGGCGGCCCACGCCGACTTCCGCCACGCCCGCCTGGGCGCGCGGCCGCGGGCGCTGGGCTCGGCCTTCACGGCCTTGAGCGACGACCCCAACGCGGTGTTCTGGAATCCCGCGGGCCTGTCGCGCGACGACCGGACCTCCCTCACGCTCTGCCGGGCCTGGGCGTACTCGGCCGAGGGGATCCGCGACGACGACCTGATCGTGACCTCGCCGGACCTGTGCGGCCTGCGGGTGGGCCTGGGCATCATCCGCGTGGGCATCGACGACCTGCTCTACGAGGACACCTACGCCCTGGCCGGCGCGATGCGCGCCCCATGGATCGAAGGGCTCTCGTTCGGCGTGACGGGCAAGGTCCTGCGCCTGGCGGCGCCGGGGTACGAGCCGCTGAACGACCCCGCCTACAACGGCGGCGACATGGACTTCGCCGTGGACCTGGGCTTCCTCTACGACAGCGGCCGGGCCTGGACCCTGGGCGGCGTGGTGCAGAACCTGAACGAGCCGTACCTGCAGCTGCTGGAGACGACGGTCGACCCCGACCCCGTGTACAGCACCATCGCCCTGGGCGGCAGCTACCTGTTCCGCGAGACGCTGCGGGTCAGCGGCGACGTGCGCAGCCGCGAGGGCGGCTGGGGCGACACGACGCTGCACGGCGGCGCCGAGATCTGGTTCTTCGACGCGCTGGCCCTGCGTGCCGGCCTCGCCGCCGGCCAGGTGACGATGGGTTTCGGCCTGCAGGACGTGCGCTGGCAGCTCGACCTGGCCCTGGAGTCCGTCGAGCACGTCGGCAACGTGTACATGCTCTCTTTCACGGTGAGGGACTGACGTGAAGTCAAGCTGGCGACGCTGCGCGCTCCCGCTGCTGGCGGCGGCCCTGACGGCCGCCGCCGCGGCGACCGCCGCGGCGGCGACGAAGCTCGAGGGGTACTACTCGATCTGGTCCGCCGCCGACCGCACCGACCGCAACTGGCACTTCGGGATGCCCTCGCACTACGCGGAGCTGAAGTTCCTCAACAACGCCAGCGAGGGCGTCGAGAGCTTCGTCAAGCTGCGCGTCAACGCCAACAGCGACGACGACCGCACGTCGTTCGTCGAGTACTACACGCCGCCCTGGATCGCGGCCGAGGGGCACATCAAGTTCCGCAGCAAGAGCACCGAGACGATCCTCTTCTCGCGCCAGAACCACTTCTGGATCAACGACGAGCCGCTGTTCGGCCTGGTCAGCGACGGCAAGCTGAAGAACGACAGCTACGGCCC
It encodes:
- the traF gene encoding conjugal transfer protein TraF, yielding MRRTTTRRALLALLLVLGAAQAAHADFRHARLGARPRALGSAFTALSDDPNAVFWNPAGLSRDDRTSLTLCRAWAYSAEGIRDDDLIVTSPDLCGLRVGLGIIRVGIDDLLYEDTYALAGAMRAPWIEGLSFGVTGKVLRLAAPGYEPLNDPAYNGGDMDFAVDLGFLYDSGRAWTLGGVVQNLNEPYLQLLETTVDPDPVYSTIALGGSYLFRETLRVSGDVRSREGGWGDTTLHGGAEIWFFDALALRAGLAAGQVTMGFGLQDVRWQLDLALESVEHVGNVYMLSFTVRD
- a CDS encoding glucodextranase DOMON-like domain-containing protein, encoding GPVGRLPVVVIPGVTVSWRIAASAGTAGIAVPATIVAQLIDAYGNPTADAGVPLTFIASPATLGAFAAPSTQSGADGRATAVFQPSGLAGVVTLDAASPSFPVEPVLLQLRDVAVETDPDWRNEPEDHNSFDTVDLTAVVLDNTLDELRLEIPFVTDWAGVQLHVLLETNADAGGAASDPFVMPVNYGHALRPDYALTSKYSANDYGDFRKASGAGWQFWSTATATFEDSPGTNNIQDSWVEITADAVRITIPFAALGGAPDSLRCEVYATQEDGGQKRSAFDSVPPDATLDLDFDYLDPQAGDWESTVLPTTLSAWGRTYVVKTDFPTPPTVTEAAAAPAELAAGSPYVLTARVQDAGDGVGDVLADLSATAGAALARMHDDGETAHGDAFAGDGVYSLRATVPPGSPGGERELAVLAYDAANRVATRAAAPVLITAQVEILRSTLDPEGDDHGPNQPDQALKYYTYPTNAVFVPGAFDLRSLDVYETTAVVAGRPVAMLAFEIGVGDFPNPADPGMADWNPSYGEMNIQKLDLLIDSAPGGATTGLPNRRLDLQPWNAWDYAVIMDGWFKALVPSLGLNSLDAWRENALRNDVDMQFSGDFDRNTITALVSKAALGNPSADDVRNWNIAVLMSSHDFGGEEVLGGVRWVNESRSEWNFGGGHYTDRDANVMDLLLSPGAGRQPGLPQEQILDYDRPEALDRLNQGLAACSLEISAFEDTGPPVIRIVKDYGEVVRRTPLRDAPIAFTLEISDDYAVDHATFRYRPSNAAGGWSAESPMGYVGDDLWSVDIPADWLDANLVFSPVDGTRYLEFQVEAVDASAEHKTTVSPVTTMQIEQTAESLRLFAPLVAGEVRLRQVEGSTLVLDDVLRGLLVELYRDGTGSTLTADSLSSVLELAWELRRVPDGVRSAPATTEARPLGVTREVRLDLGGAAGSLLPDLPLDGRLPGPLSLTLHYMQSDLPAGADEDQVAVFEYHAAANRWVLVGGNVNPDGNEVTVNTDHAGTYGLFWARDLGYDTGEVVSGVTISPNPFSPNGDGLYDQTTISFYLDREASITLEVYNIDGKLKTRLQETVSYTGDDDAQGRPRRVAGLIWDGTDANGDPVPYGVYVLRLLATYQVGGGNRTIGSNHPVAVIR